The Phragmites australis chromosome 13, lpPhrAust1.1, whole genome shotgun sequence DNA window CATCTGAAACTGTTTCTTTCTACATTCATGTTGGGCACGTACCTAACGAGCACAATCTGGCAAAAGATGGTTAGTTTACTGGCTGTGTTCCTTAAGCTCAGTATTATTTCAAATTAGTTGGTTTATAAGTATTGAGCACCGATggatttgattggattgtgcGATCTTACGTTTATCTATTTAGGGAGATATCTGTTCCCATTCATTTTAACATTTTCGGTTCCAATTGCAGAGCACTTGGACCCTACCAATGTGAAAATTGCGGAGCTGAAAGAAGCATTGGAATCTGTCACTGCTGAGCAAATGTACCTCAAAGCGCGTGAGGCTCGTCACCGACACAGTAAGCTCGATGAACTTTTGCAAATGATTTCTAGAAATTTTGGCAATCTCGTAAGTACTATTTAACTATGACTGGCAATACATAAATTTTGCCGTGAATTACTCCAAACCACATGTGGTGAGCAACTGAGAATAactcgttttttttttgtttgtgttcCATTTAGTACTAAATTATGAACTTCTGTTCATGGTAATTATGGAAAGTATAACCCGCGATTACATAGCTTATTCCTTGGATATGGGGAAATTCAAAAGAGCTAACAGACtagcaaagtttttttttcgcGAACGACGCAGGAGAACTACGTGTCATTATATTAAGTAAAGGAATAACTCGGGAGACGAGTTAGGTTACAATGCCGTTCCAACGGCCGGGTTAGTTATAGATGAATCGACGCGCCACAGACTTAGATAACGGCCTAGACCTAGAAGCTCAACCCAACAAGGCTCGCAACTGAGCCACGCCACCTAAACCCCACAGCCGTGCCTCCTCACGAATATCTGCAAGAAGACCAGCGATCGAGGGATTAGTGCCGTCAAAGACGCATCGATTCCGAAGCTTCCAAAGGAACCATGCCACCAGAATCAGTAAGGAGTTAAATCCCTCGCGGACCTCCTTGGAAGCTACCCTCTGCGCACGGTGCCACCATGTTTGAAAGACCTTGTAGTCTGCCGTTGGTGCCAATCTCTCTAGGTGCACATGTTGTAGCACTATGAAGCAAATCTCTCTAGCAAAGACACAATCTGTCAATAGGTGTTGCACCATTTCATCCGCTTGATCACAGAGCGGACAACTCGGTGGGTGTTGCAAGCCACGCCGCGCGAGTCTATCCGCTGTCCAGCATCTATTGAGAGTCGCCAGCCAAACGAAGAATTTGGCTCGCAACGGAGCCCACGTCCTCCAAATTCTCTTGTATGGTTCAAAGGTAATAGCGCTCGTGAAGAAGCAACGGTAAGCCGAGCATGTCGAGAACATGCCGGAGACCACCAGAGTCCAGCAATGTTGATCAGGACTCCTCGCACGCAACTCAGAGCCCTCAACAGCATCCCAAACTTGCAGGAATTGCAAGATTGCCAGCTCGTTCAGGCTTCCACCAATATCCCTAAGCCAAGCCCAGATCTGCAATGCCTCATAAACAGTTCGTTTAGCCACCGCCCTTTTCGCTACAAAAGGAAGCAGGGTCGGCACCAAAACTTTCAATGAACGACCATGCAGccatctatccaaccaaaagaGAGTCTATTTCCCATCTCCATCCTCAGATATCATGGACACCGCAAACATCGCTTGCACGTTGCTATGCATAGCCAAGCTGAACATCGACCAAGGTCGGTCTGGTTGCGTTTTCTGCAATCAGAGACATCTCATCCGGAGCGACCACCCCAAGATCTCAAGGTTAGGAATACCAATGCCTCCAAGGTCAATCACCCGGCAAACACAAAGCCAGGCAACAGCACAGTGCCCACCGTGAATTTGATGTCTCCCTTTCCAAAGGAATGCCCTCCGCCTCTTATCGATAGCTTTAATCACCCATTTCAGAATGTCCAGAGAAAGAAGCGTGTATATCGGCAGGGCGGTCAACACCGCTCGCACCAGGACGGATCGACCAACGGTGGTCAGCAGCCCGGCCTACCACCCTGGCAGCATGTCATCAAATCTGTCGATGAGTGACTAAAGGTCCATTCTTCGCAACTTGCGAACGGAGAGTGGTAAGCCCAGGTATTTGCATGGAAGATTGGCAACCGGGTATGGCAACTCCGAGCATATGAACTCCAAGTCAGACTCCTGGTAGCGGATAGGAATGATTGAGCTCTTGAGCATGTTTGAGTGCTGCCTTGAAGCTTCGCCAAAAGAGCTGAGAATAGCCTTGGACATAGAGAGATCACAGGCATTTGGATGAAGAAACAAAACGACGTCATCCGCATACAAGGAGAGGTGATGCCCGACTTCCCTCCTCGCCAAAGGCGACAACAAACCTTCCTCTACAGCCTTGAGGAACATAGTGTTTAACAGATCCATCACAAGGATGAAAAGCATCGGCGAGAGCTGGTCGCCTTGTCGGAGGCCGCTGCGATGCACAATGACCTTCCCCGGGCACCCATTCAGGAGGATACGAGTTGAGGAGGACAACAAGAGCAGACACAGGATGTTCATCCAACGAGGGTCGAACCCTAGATGCGAAAGCACCTCCAAAAGAAACAACCATGCGATCGAACCAAAGGCCTTTGTAATGTCCAATTTGAGAAGAATCCAAGGCATCTTTTGATTATGGAAGTACTGCGCCATATGTTGGACTAGGAGGAAGTTGTCATGAATACAATGACCCTTGAAAAACGCACtctgattcaccgacaccaTAGCCGGCAACCTCGACGCCAGCCAGTTAGCCAAGATTTTAGTAGCGAGCTTCGCGAAGCTATGTACCAAACTAATTGGTCTGAAATCCTGCAGGTGGTCGACGTCCGGAGCTTTGGGGATGAGGACAAGGAGTGCCGAGTTCAGGAGGTGGAGATTTCTACCATCTCCGTCGTGCAGGGCCTGTAACGCCTCCAAGACGTCATCTTTAATAACCAGCCAGCACTCCTTGTAGAAACTACCCGTGAACCCGTCCGGCCCCGGTGCTTTGTCCGGCGACAAGAGTTTTATCGTTTCCCACACCTCGGACTCATGAAATGGCACCTCCAGCTCGACCAAGTCAAAACCAGCAGGATGGAAGGCCTGAAGGCATAGAGTGGATTGTCGAAGATGTGGTGATCCGAACAAATCAGTGAAGAAACCCCACATGGCCTCCTCCTTATCCTACTGAGAAGTCAACACACGATCATCGACCTTGAGAGCGGAAACAAagttcttcctttttctatATCTGGCATGTAAATGGAAGAAAGACGTGTTGGCATCGCCATCATGAAGCCAGTTGATCCGCGACCGGGAACGCGCGATGGTGCACTATAAGGAGGACGGGGCCAGGTAGTGCCTCTTGATACGACACCTCAGCCAAACTTCCAGAACGGATAAGGGCCGGCCATCTTGCGCCATGTCGAACCGGTGAAGGAGCTCTTGGGCTAAATGGAGTCGCAAGTTGACATTGCCTACTGTCTTCTAACTCAAAGCCTGCAGCCCCCTCGCAAGGCTACTGAGCTTAAGAGCGAGACGATGAAGTGGGCCCACATCGTCCACCGGAGCCGACCAAGACTGGAGCACCGTCTCTTGGAAGCCGTCGAGCTCTGGCCAGAAGCATTCAAAGTGAAAGCGCGCCTTGCCCCTTACGTTGTTTCTCAGCCCCAAATGGAGAGGGCAATGATCGGATACCCCCACCGCGGAGCTCTGTAGCAGGCAATTAGGAAAGAGCTCTTCCCACTCGGCCGTGCAAAACACGTGGTCAAGGCGGACTAAAGTCGGCGAGGAGCGCTCGTTCGACCAGGTGTAACGTCTGCCCAGGAACTCAATTTCATGCAACTCCATATCATCAAGCAAGCGCCTGAAGCGGCCCATCATGACACGATTGACGTTGGAGTTCTTATCAACCGATCGGTATATCAAGTTGAAATCGCCGACCAAAGCCCATGGCCCCGGGCATCCAGAGCGGACATCCCTAATCTCCTGCATGAACTGGAGTTTGTCAGCATCAAGCTGTGGCCCATAGACGCACGTGAGTCACCAAGATCGCCCATCTGCATTTGTGAACTGAGCCGACACCGAGTGGGAATCAATGCGGGAGGAAATGGCCATGCAAACGTTCCCTTTCCACGCCATTAAAATCCCCCCGCGCGACCCATTCGTCAGAAGCACCACCTTGTGGTTGAACTCGGGACCGAGAGTAGATAAAAGGATTGTGGCCGACATACTCACCGTCTTGGTCTCTTGGAAGCAAACAATATCGTGGTTCACCCCGTCCACGACCACACAGACTGCATCGCGTCGCAATGAAGTGTTCAAGCCTCGAACGTTCCATACAAGGATATTTGCTACGTCCATTGAATATACCAACAACCAGACGACCAAAGTCTTACAAGAGCAGCATACAACGCTCAACACACAGACACAAGGAAGTCCGCGGAACGTACTTCCTCGACGTCCGGCACCACCCAACCGAACAAGGCTACGAGAGCGACCAAATGCGCGCGGGAGAGGGGTCTCTGAAAAAGCATCGCGTATTCATCCAACGCATGCTTATCAAGGCACACGCCCTCATCAATGATCCCTAATTTCTTCATGAGGACCGCCTGTGCACGACGTACCACGTTGGCCTGTGGGCCACGGGCGGATCCAGCTAGCCGGGCGCTTCTCCTGGTCGGCCTCGCGGAAGGCATCAGGGGCTGCGGCCGACGCGTTTGCACGGGAGAGGTCtggagcaaggatgaagtgggCACAGATACTCGGGCCAGGAaggcgttctcctcctcctggaAAGGCAACATGAGTGTAGATGGTAGCGGCGACAAGGGAGGGAGCAACGCCGAACCCTTCAACAGCCCAGGCGCAATAGGCGACGTCATAGCCGTAGGCGCGGGTTGCacaggaggtggtggtggcgactCAGATCTAGGGGCCACGCGCGAACGGCGCCTCTGATAAACCAGATGACATGCCTTCGGCTGATAAAAACGTAGCGGGCCAGCACACCCATCCGTGACCGAAGGATCAAGAGTGCACTGAGCTGTGACGCTACAAGGCGAGCAAACCTCGATGTCGACCGTCCCAAGGGAACTAGCGTCCCCGTCCAGCCCAAACCCTGGGAAGGCGGGCCCTCCAAATCCACTCCCGCTGCAGATGGACCAGTCACCAAGTCCCTGAAAGGCAGCAGAGGCAACGGCGAGGAGTTTTGCGTGCACGTGACTCCCACAACATTTGAAGCAACACCAGGCAGGTAGGCGACGCGCAGCTGCGCTCCAAGGACGGCTTTTGAAAAGCTGGTAGGGCATGGCTCTAGCAGGAGACCCGCAGCGGCAGAGCTTGGCAAGGCATCACGCCGCACCATCTTGTGACCCGCCGTGCCAGATTCCCATGCAAGGTCTGCCAGAGCGCTCTCATGGACCATCGGATCCCAACCCCAGGATCAGGGAGCAACAGAGCGGATAACCGTCGATTCCATGGTAGGCGAGATGGTGCGGCACAAGGGCTTAGCGCCTGAAGAGCATTCTAGGAGCATTGGGTCCAGAAACTCCCTGGGTGAGGACCGGTCGACCAGGAATTTAGAGCATGGCGCGTCCACAGACGGCGCCCCAAGCCCCAACCGGCCCGTGAAGCGCGGCACGTGAATCAAGACACAAACTCCCAGAACGGAGTGGGGCCTGCTGCGACCAGGTGAGCGATGCGACAGGGGACCATCTGCCACGCTCCAACAGCGCTGGTGGCGAAGCAGTCGACCGGTGAACGTCCATGGCGGCAGCCACGAATGCACCACCCGCCCCACCAGAACCTGCAAACCCTGTGGCACCAGCGCAGCCATCCTCCGGAGGCTCATGGAACCTTGTTCGCTTAGCCACGGATCGGACCGGCCATGATGCTCGAACCCGGGGTAGTCGTCGCCGTCGCTATCCCAAGTGTCCGGCGGGGTGCCGTCGGAGGAGGAATCTGAAGGCAAGCGCCAATCCTGTATCTCCAATAGGCGGATGGCGACCTTGTAATGAAGGTAGGGTTGTTTGGAATGAAGAATCTCTTCCGGGCGGAGAAAAAAGTCCACGCTCAACATACCCCTCCATCGGCTCAGGAATGATGAGGGACGCCTCCGCCGGAATGAGCTTCGGATAGACGCACCAGGCCACCACAGAGAAACGGCTTAGGTCTTTCATATCAACGGATCCCAGCGTTGGCTGAAGAGCAACGCAGGAGGAGCCCAGGATCCGCTCCACCGTGGAGAGACGCCAAGCATGCGCCGGGATGCCCCTGAGCTCTAGCAAGACACGGAAGAACATGCTTCCGGCGACCGCCGAGGACTGGCGCATGTTAAAACTATAGCTCGTGATTACATAGCTTATTCCTTGGATATGGGGAAATTCAAAAGAGCTAACAGACTAATCTATGTCAACATTTTGTTAATTGGGTTGGAGTATGACTAATCTATGTCACTCGATAATGGCTATCAATTCATTTGGAGTTTGAGCTTACTTTCCTCCAGCAAAGCTCACTGGATAGAACAAGCATCTAGTTTTATCTCACCTTAGCGAGTGAATCAGAGTGTGGTTCAGTTGGGACAGGTGACCGCATAATCTTCCATAGGGAAATATCCaacttttttttgtttaatgTGCATATCTCAGTTCTCTTTTTAGTTCAAGGAAAGAATTTGCACAAGTTCCTAACGAGATCTTGAGAGAATCTGAGTAATAAATCCCTGCTTAATTCAGCAAAGGACACTCCCCATTAGCTTCGTATTGCTCTGCAGTTTTCACTTCTTTGCTATCTTCAAATGTTTTTTGTGATGATGGTGATTTTATTCATGACCTACTGAATCCAGCGAATGAGAGCACCAGAAGGCGTGTCATGTTCTACACAATGGCTATCTAGCTAACTTTACATAGTACTATCCTATTTGTCTTATTACGCGGTGTTTGGTAGCCAGCCTTTAATTACTGGTTTCCTCATTTCATACGGTTGTTCCTAATACCAAATTTAGCAATATATTTTGTGCTCTTTCCTACAACATGAAAGCATGAACAAGAAAATGGGAAATTGCAAAATTCTGTACTACTATAGACTTGACATGTATCACGGTAAAATTATGATCCGTTGAAAATAGGATTATCAGTGTTGTCATGTCCAGAATTTATCCAGCTTTTGTGTGCTTGTTGCACTCAATATATTTCAAGTAGTCCTACATACTTTTTAAGTACAAGAGCGTAATATAGTTCATGCACCTGATGTCCTAAGGAATCGGAGAGTATTAGACCCAAAAATTGTATTAAAATCGGAGAGAGCATTACAATTAAGGTGACACTACTAACCACACCTGCACTTGATTAATTTATCTCAAAGAAATTTACTAGTAGCAAAGCAAATATTTTAAGCAGTAATTTACTAGTGAGAGAATTAATTAAAAGAAATGCATATTTGGCATAAACCAAACAACAATACTTCTGTAAAAGCGAATTTAATTGCTATTTAAAAGGATACACACCCTTTAATATTAtaccattattattatttgcAATGTACCAAAAAATTTTGGGCGTAAAAAAATTCATGGAGGAAAGTTTTGTAAAGTTTTCGGTGATTGATATAGTTTGATCTCCCCCAAATGTTTAAGCTTATTTAGGAGAAATGTAAATATACAAAATATATTGACTAAATTCTATGTTCATATTAAATTGGATTCATAAACTAAGCACTATATTCCTGCTGATTACACATGACCTGGCCGGCTGATCTGTCTCGAGCTGTCCCACGAGCACTGATCGTTCCTGCACTGCCAAAACGGCAAGTCCTCTTCAGCTCCTTTTTGTGATTGATTGCTCCTCTCGCACTGATGCATGCAAAAGCCAGCAACCGGCCGCTGGATCTTCGCTGGAAGAACGATGGGCCCTGCTTTTGCTACAACAGCAGAAAGACCAGCATCCACATTTTCATGGGCCTTCCCTAGGCCTATGAACAGACGTAGTCACAATCTCAGACGTTTTTTTCCCCTTTACCTGCTCATCCTAACGATGCTCAGGTGGCCAGATAGATTAAATTAAGTGAAATCTATGAGACGAGTAGGTTCAGTCATTAGTCTAGTAGACAGTTTGTCATCCCCATCTGTGATTCCTTGGTGTGAAGTTGTAAACCCCTTGCACGCTGCACCATAAATCCGTTGCAGTTAGTCAAATTTATCAGATCCTGATCTGAACCTAGCTAGGCTCCTTTCGGAGGGTGGAAGACTGGAGAGATCCTTAAAACGAAGCCCCTTAAAATCTGAATGCATTTGACACAAACGTAGTGAAACAAGCTGCTCTTCCTTAACTTGCTCGTTTGTGTCTCCTGCCGGTAGGAGCTCAGCCTTGCCCTGAGAATGGAATTGCCGGGATGGCCGAGATGTACGTTACAttttagagcaaaaatttaTTATCAGCCCAAAAGTATGCGCACAAACCCATTAGTTATGTCGGATTCTTCCTTAAGCCcgtgaacttggttgcctaacATCAGGCCCAAAATACCAAACAACAGTTGGACCGAAAAATACGGGAGAGAAAAAATGCGCTTACGGTTCATGAGGCAAGCAGCGACTGTGGTTTTCCCGGGGATGCTGTACTGTACATCACGCGTGCTATCACTGaaatttcaaatcaaataaTGGAATAGTATAGCCTCAACGCGATCGTTTATAAGATGGTGAGTCTTGCTATATAAAAGCGTTCGAGAGTCTCGCCATATACAAAGGCTACTTTGTTAGTCAATTTTAGGAGTAAGATGTTGGCTTGAGAGAATTGAGTTTAATTCAATTAATGGGATTAATTCAATAGAATTAGAACTTTATTCACATCAATTCCAATTTGAAATATTTTCTTTGGGTGTCACTTGGAATTGaaattctctctatttttgaaaCAACAGCACAATTGCACGGTTGGAATTTTTTAGCAAAATACCGCATCTATTAGTAATATGGTATCATCTCAAAAAAGATGCAGAGAGCCAGTAGGCACGAAACAAATCTGCATTTGGATCTCTGGCCTTGTTAGTTGTTCCTCACCGTGAACCTTGTCTCACCTGTAATCTCAGGTAGCAATCTGGTTGTTGAGGAGGAAGCCATGAAGAAGAGGTTCGAGGAGTGGATGGCCGAGTATCATCGCACATACAAGGACGAAGAGGAGAAGGTGCAGCGCTACGAGCTATTCAAGGACTGTGCCAAAATAGTTGACAAGTTGAACGCGTTGCCGGATAGAGTGACCTACAAAACAAACGACTTCTGCGACCGTTCCTCGGAAGAGATGCGCTGTTACACAGGGGGCTAGGCCACTGTGATCGATGCCATCGGTGATGGCAAGGAAGTGACTCTTATGGCAGGATAAAAAGGGCACTTGTTGTAGTTTAATTAATACTCCTTATATATTTGCTTTGATTAGAATTCGCTATAATGGCAGAACCTTATTTACGCAAGACAATAGAAGATAAAAGATAACTGCAAACTGAAGCGCTCTAAATCATATTTTAGGCCTCCTTTGGAACGCAGGAATTTCACAGGAATCCTGCAGGAATTTCACAGGAAACAGTTCAATTTCGCAGGAAAAATGCAGGATTCGGGAATTTTTCCCGTGTTCCAAACCTCAAAGGAATGGACTTTGAATTTCAAGTTGATCCCTTCTTCTGTACATCCTAGGGCATATGCCTGCACTCCAGCACTAACGAACCCCTGGTAACATTGAAAGGCGGTATATTAATTACAGAAAGGAATTATGTCAAGAAGAGTTATCAATAATCTCAATGAAAACTAATACTTTTAGGTTATCGCCACCTCCTCGATCAATAACATTCTTATACCGCTTGAAAACGCTGACTGCTATATTATGCGATGAGCGGAATTCCTCATCTGATGAAGCGTTAACATGAAATCGGTGCTGCATGCAACAGAATGCTTCAGATATAAGCAAACAGTGATCAAGATTCATCAATTGGGAGTTCTTCGGAACAAAACATACCTTACCAGCCAGTGCCTTGTAGTTCTCTCGTTTAAGCTTCTATACAGATAATGGCTCGCTTTGGTAAAGCTAAGCTTTAACCTAGGAACAATGTGCGGCTTCTATACATGATGACCTTCCCCTGAATTATAAACCGCACTACAACCTAATAAGATGTTAAGCGGACCGTTGGCATTCTTTGGGAATGATTTCGATTGTTGGTAAGCACCAGGCCTCAAGAACAAGACAGCTCCATGTAGCGTCGCCATGGCTGGATGCTCACCAGGCTGCAGCAAGCTGCTCACACATTTCTCCAACAATAGGAGAGGGTTTCAGAACCTGCGCGTGCAACTCAATCTACAACAGAGAATGCTTCAATCAGCCACAGACAAGGACTAAGGGCACCACAGTTTTTGTTTCCTAGTAAGAGGAGTTGCGATCGGAAGCTTGCCGAATCCACATGAAGACGAGAAGAGAGGGATGCAGAGATTATGGAAATATAAATACGTGGAGGGGTGAGGGGGTTAAAAAACAGCTAGGGAAATCTGAAGAGAAGGAAGGAAAATTTCAATAAAAAACGACTGGCGAGGCGAGCGGCGACGTGGGACCAAAGTTTACAAAACAGTTTGGGGGCACGAAAACTGAGATCAGACGGTAACCGGAAAATCGTGAttatcgcgataaccgctcGAAATTCAGCGAGAATTCGTTCAAAATTCACTctgtcaaatttgaaattcggcGAGATTTCGGACCGAATCgaccgaacggtaaccgctcGTTTGCTACGGTTACCGAACGCATTTGTCGATTTATCGAGCGTATTTTCCGCTCGAATTTGccggtaaccgttcggttttagcaatttatcgagcggttttcttgaatttcaTTGAAATTCAAAAAAAAGCCTCAAcattgtaaaattaataactaattcatctgagcttcaaatcaagtgaaacaaattttgttatttcattgtaacatgatctacatgataaaagtatttatactcatagaAAAAGTTGACTATTTTCTGTGAcaaaatgtattttctaaaccaagttagatgcatagtttactctttgctaatccaaaaatcgaCCTTTGGCCTCCGTCTGAAGGACCGCCAGGACCTTCGCCTGCGCTTCCTAAAACACCACTGCAGTATTCATCAGTGTACAGCCACCAGTGGACTTCGACTCGTCATTcgaaggggtacgggagatGTTGGGACtgaaatcccagacaaggtTGGCCTTCGGATACAGGGATATCGAAGGGCCCTCAGAGTGACACGTGTTAGAGGTAGAACAGTCTTTCGATGCCCTTTCCAGGTACAGTGTggtcctatttatagcccgtacctgGCCACCACGggtgcggtttacaaatcctaccccctcacctgctacattcttggaatatctgggggcattatggtacaaatgagtataattacataattacagccCTACCCCGGACGACCGAAAACGGGCCCACTGTCCCGCAGCGATTCCTGCCTCCGAAGATATATCGAAGCCTTCTCCGCTCGGATGTCCGTCAGATAGCCTTCGTCCCTTGAGCGAAGGTCGGCTCGCATCTTCGCCCGCCGTGATCGCTCCGGACCGCCGGTCTGGATTTCGCCCGTCGGCCGAAGGTCGCCCTCGTCTTCGCCGGTACGGGAAATCGAAGGTGTGGGagcgcctacacccttcgaccgacgACGCTCTGCGATCTTCGCcgcttgcagatgaagtccctAAAACAAAGCCACAACGGCGAGCATGCAgtatttccagtagacttcaTGGTACCCTCCGTAGaggggggcgggagatcatccccaacagtagccccctactggtaaggtttatcttcga harbors:
- the LOC133889770 gene encoding transmembrane emp24 domain-containing protein p24beta3-like, whose amino-acid sequence is MPLPCPSATTPPSLEHETLAPPGPRHMARWRPAMLLVLAVALVAAAGWRADALSVTVTDTTECIHEFVPYEGDSVTGNFVVVDHDIFWSSDHPGIDLMVTSPGGNTVYTLKGKSGEKFEFKAPRGGMYKFCFHNPYGASETVSFYIHVGHVPNEHNLAKDEHLDPTNVKIAELKEALESVTAEQMYLKAREARHRHSSNLVVEEEAMKKRFEEWMAEYHRTYKDEEEKVQRYELFKDCAKIVDKLNALPDRVTYKTNDFCDRSSEEMRCYTGG